CTGACTTGACGACACATTTCCCGCATGCTATCATCAAACCCGACCTGTTAGCACTCCCCGACTGAGAGTGCTAATTGGAGGTGGGCGCGATGCAAGACTTGACGGAGCGCCAGGAGACCATCCTGGCGCTGGTGGTTCACGAGTACATCGAGAGCGCCGAGCCGGTCGGCTCGAAGTCCCTGGTGGCGAAGTACACGCTCGGGGTGAGCTCGGCCACGGTGCGCAACGAGATGATGACGCTGACCGATGACGGACTGCTGCGCCAGCCGCACACTTCGGCCGGCCGGGTCCCGACCGAAGAGGGGTACCGCTACTTCGTCCGCAGGTTGCTCGGCGACACCGATCTCCCCGCCGACGAGAAGTGTCTCATCAGCCACCAGTTCCACCAGGCCCGTCCGCAGGTCGAGGAATGGATGCGGCTGGCGGCCTCCGTCCTCGCCCAACACTCCAGCGCTCTCTCCCTCGTCACGGCGCCCCGCCCCGAGCGAGCGGTGTTCAAGCACCTGGAGTTGATCTCGACCCGGCCGAACCAGGCACTGCTCGTCCTGGTCCTGCAGGGCGGCGAGGTCCGGCAACAACTGCTGATGCTGCAGGAAGGGATGGACCAGGACCATTTGAGCCTGCGGGCAGACCAGGTCACGCGGGGCTGCATGGGCCAGACCGCCAAAGGTGTGCAGGCTGAGGCGGGCCTGAGCTCCGGCCTGGCCTCCGAGGTCATGCGGCTGGTCGCCGGCTTGATGAGCCAGGCCGACACCCTCCCCGCGGGCGAGGTGTTCCGGGATGGGCTGACCAATGTCCTGGCTCAACCTGAGTTCGCCGAGCCGGGAAGCGCTCAAGATGCGCTGCGGCTGCTGCAGGAGCAGGCCTTCCTGGAAGACGTTGTCACCCGAGCGCTGCAGCCGTCGATCGGCGGTGTGCAGGTGGTGATCGGCGGTGAGGGCGCCTGGTCCGAGCTGCGCAGCTGGTCGATGGTGTTGGCCCGCTACGGCGCTCCCGGGTTCGCCACCGGTGCGGTGGGTGTTGTCGGTCCGACGCGCATGTCCTACGGGCATTCGATCTCCTGCGTGCGCTACGTGGCCGGTCTGATGAGCGAACTCGTGACCGAGAGCCTGGTCGGCTAGGCCGGACCGGGGAGGGTTCTAGTGAGGACGTGCGCGTGACAAAACACAAGGGACACAAACCCAGCCACCGGGAAAGCCAGCCATCGCGCCCGGACGGCGCCGAGGCCGAGCCGGCACACGACCAGCCACAGGCCGAGTCAGCGCCGCCCGCCCCGATTGGCGTCCCGTCCGAGGTCTTTGAGGAGAGGGCCCTCAGTCAGGCGGAGATCGACGCCGTCGACCTGACCCTGCTCCAGGCGCAGGCGGCGGAGTACCTGGACGGCTGGCAGCGATCGCGGGCCGAATTCGCCAACTACAAGAAGCGCGTCGACCGGGAGACCGAAGATGCCCGAGCCCGGATCACCGCCGAGATCACGACGCGTTACCTGCCCATCCTCGATGATCTGCAGCGGGCGCTGAAGGACAAACCGCTCGAGGGCGATGGCGCCCACTGGGCCGAGGGCATTGAACTGATCTACCGCAAGCTCGGCGCACTGCTCGAGGTGGAAGGCATCGAGCTGATCCCGGCCAGCGGCGAGCGCTTCGACCCATTGGTGCATGAAGCCCTCACTCTGGAGGACAGCGAGCAGCACAACGAAGGCATGGTGATCGAAGTCATTCAACAGGGCTACCGGCTCGGCGACCGCATCCTGAGACCTGCCCTGGTCCGCGTGGCCAAATAGGAGGCAGTCATGGGCAAGATCATTGGCATCGACCTGGGCACAACGAATTCGGTTGTCGCCATCATGGAGGGGGGCGAGCCGACGGTGATCTCGTCCTCCGAGGGCGGGCGCCTGGTCCCGTCGGTCGTGGCCGTCAACCCGAAGACCGGCGAGCGCATGGTCGGGCAGGTCGCCCGCCGACAGGCAATCGTCAACCCGGAGAACACCGTCTTCTCGATCAAGCGCTTCATGGGCCGCAAGTATTCCGACCCCGAGGTGCAGCGGGCGCTGGAGACCGTGCCCTACCGGGTGAGCGCCGCGCCGAACGGCGATGTGCGCGTCCAAATGGGCGGCAAAGAGTATTCAGCGCCTGAGGTCTCGGCGATGATCCTCGCCAAGCTCAAGGCCGACGCCGAGGCCCACACCGGTGAGTCGATCACCCAGGCGGTGATCACCGTCCCGGCATACTTCAATGACTCCCAGCGCAATGCCACCAAGGATGCCGGCAAGATCGCCGGCTTGGAAGTTCTGCGCATCATCAACGAACCCACAGCTTCCTCGCTGGCTTACGGCATGGACCGGAAGGCAGAGCAGACAATCGCCGTCTACGATCTGGGCGGGGGGACGTTCGATATTTCCATTCTCGATGTCGGTGAGGGCGTGTTCGAGGTCAAGGCCACCAACGGCGACACCTTCCTGGGCGGCGATGATTTTGACCAGCGCATCATCGATTGGATCGCCTCCGAGTTCCAGCGCGAGCAGGGAATCAACTTGCGCGCCGACCGCCAGGGGCTGCAGCGTCTGAAGGAGGCCGCCGAGAAGGCCAAGATCGAGCTCTCAACCGTCCTGCAGACCGAGATCAACCTGCCCTTCATCACCGCCGATGCCGGGGGGCCGAAGCATTTGAACATCCCTCTGACCCGGTCCAAGCTCGAGCAGCTAACCGAGGACCTGGTGGAACGTTCGATCGCCCCCTGCCGACAGGCGCTGCAGGATTCCGGGTTGAAGGCCAGCGACATCGACGAGGTCGTCCTGGTCGGCGGCATGACCCGCATGCCGGCTGTGCAGGCGGCCGTGCGCAACATCTTCGGCCGCGACCCGCATAAGGGGGTCAACCCGGATGAGGTCGTGGCGATCGGCGCCGCCATCCAGGCGGGCGTGCTCGGTGGAGAGGTCAAGGACATCCTCTTGCTGGACGTCACCCCGCTGACGCTGTCCATCGAGACCCTGGGCGGAGTGGCCACCGGCCTGATCGAACGCAACACCACGATCCCGACCCGCAAGAGCCAGGTGTTCTCGACCGCCACCGACAGTCAACGCGAAGTCGAAATCCACGTCGTCCAAGGCGAGCGGCCGATGGCGGCCGACAACAAGTCGCTGGGAAAATTCACCTTGGACGGCATCCCGCCCGCCCCGCGCGGGGTGCCCCAGGTCGAGGTCACCTTCGACCTCGACGCCGATGGCATCCTCAAGGTCAGCGCCACCGACAAGGCCACAGGGCGCAGCCAGCACATCACGATCACGGCCTCCTCGGGACTCTCTGAGGGTGAGGTCGAGAAGATGCGCCGCGATGCCGAGGCGCACGCCGAGGATGACCGCAAACGACGCGCCCTGGTGGAAGCCCGTAACTCTGCTGACAACGCCATGTATGCCGCCGAGAAGGCATTGCGTGAGGGCGGCGACAAGGTGCCCGCCGAGGTGCGATCCCGCGTCCAGACCAAGATCCAGGCCACCCGTTCCGCCATGGACTCCAACACCCTTGAAGCCATCCAGCAGTCTAGCGGCGAGCTGCTGCAAGCGATGCAGGAGATCGGGACCGCCGCCTATCAGGGCGCTGGAGACAACATCGGCGCCGGCAGCCCAGGCAGCCCCGCCGGCACAGGCCCCAAGCCACCCGGCGGGGACCCCACGGTGATCGATGGCGAGTTCAAGGAAGGCTAGCACGCCGCCGCGCCCAAATGGCGCGGCGCGTTGCTGAGCGGCGATGGCCGACAAGCGCGACTACTACGAGGTGCTCGAACTCGCCCGGCAGGCGTCCGCCGACGACATCCGACGCGCCTACCGCCGCCTGGCCAAGCAGTACCACCCGGATGTCAACCGGACGGCCGGCGCCGAGGAGCGCTTCAAGGAAATCAACGAAGCCTATGCCGTGCTCTCCGACCAGGAGCGGCGCACAGCGTATGACCGCTACGGCCATGCCGGCGTCAAGGGGCTGCCCACCGATTTCGG
The DNA window shown above is from Anaerolineales bacterium and carries:
- a CDS encoding nucleotide exchange factor GrpE; translation: MTKHKGHKPSHRESQPSRPDGAEAEPAHDQPQAESAPPAPIGVPSEVFEERALSQAEIDAVDLTLLQAQAAEYLDGWQRSRAEFANYKKRVDRETEDARARITAEITTRYLPILDDLQRALKDKPLEGDGAHWAEGIELIYRKLGALLEVEGIELIPASGERFDPLVHEALTLEDSEQHNEGMVIEVIQQGYRLGDRILRPALVRVAK
- the dnaK gene encoding molecular chaperone DnaK, encoding MEGGEPTVISSSEGGRLVPSVVAVNPKTGERMVGQVARRQAIVNPENTVFSIKRFMGRKYSDPEVQRALETVPYRVSAAPNGDVRVQMGGKEYSAPEVSAMILAKLKADAEAHTGESITQAVITVPAYFNDSQRNATKDAGKIAGLEVLRIINEPTASSLAYGMDRKAEQTIAVYDLGGGTFDISILDVGEGVFEVKATNGDTFLGGDDFDQRIIDWIASEFQREQGINLRADRQGLQRLKEAAEKAKIELSTVLQTEINLPFITADAGGPKHLNIPLTRSKLEQLTEDLVERSIAPCRQALQDSGLKASDIDEVVLVGGMTRMPAVQAAVRNIFGRDPHKGVNPDEVVAIGAAIQAGVLGGEVKDILLLDVTPLTLSIETLGGVATGLIERNTTIPTRKSQVFSTATDSQREVEIHVVQGERPMAADNKSLGKFTLDGIPPAPRGVPQVEVTFDLDADGILKVSATDKATGRSQHITITASSGLSEGEVEKMRRDAEAHAEDDRKRRALVEARNSADNAMYAAEKALREGGDKVPAEVRSRVQTKIQATRSAMDSNTLEAIQQSSGELLQAMQEIGTAAYQGAGDNIGAGSPGSPAGTGPKPPGGDPTVIDGEFKEG
- the hrcA gene encoding heat-inducible transcriptional repressor HrcA — protein: MQDLTERQETILALVVHEYIESAEPVGSKSLVAKYTLGVSSATVRNEMMTLTDDGLLRQPHTSAGRVPTEEGYRYFVRRLLGDTDLPADEKCLISHQFHQARPQVEEWMRLAASVLAQHSSALSLVTAPRPERAVFKHLELISTRPNQALLVLVLQGGEVRQQLLMLQEGMDQDHLSLRADQVTRGCMGQTAKGVQAEAGLSSGLASEVMRLVAGLMSQADTLPAGEVFRDGLTNVLAQPEFAEPGSAQDALRLLQEQAFLEDVVTRALQPSIGGVQVVIGGEGAWSELRSWSMVLARYGAPGFATGAVGVVGPTRMSYGHSISCVRYVAGLMSELVTESLVG